From the genome of Drosophila melanogaster chromosome 2L, one region includes:
- the mid gene encoding midline, isoform B produces the protein MLVGSHPYLCNGVPAAPAAPNASGQTTTTASKSAAGSATDFSIAAIMAREDASSRESSIRSASPISVEDEVDVDVVDCSDAEEPPTKARRLNHHQHHQHHQHHHNNNNNNNNNNVAHKSRNSGGAVAQTASAESQLNTSSTSSQGRCSTPPQSPGTEDSEERLTPEPVQKAPKIVGSCNCDDLKPVQCHLETKELWDRFHDLGTEMIITKTGRRMFPTVRVSFSGPLRQIQPADRYAVLMDIIPMDSKRYRYAYHRSAWLVAGKADPAPPARLYAHPDSPFSCEALRKQVISFEKVKLTNNEMDKNGQIVLNSMHRYQPRIHLVRLSHGQSIPSNPKELQDLDHKTYVFPETVFTAVTAYQNQLITKLKIDSNPFAKGFRDSSRLTDFDRDPMEALLLEQQLRSPLRLFPDPLMQQFAAQGDPSSMALFEKARQHLQMFGGNSPYAQLMMPQMYQAAAAAAGPPPPPPGLGAFHMFQQQWPQLTAGFLASANQQAAAAQAAAQAQAQAQAAAAAMAANRTPPPPPTASTPSSTSSGSPSPDMRPRQYQRFSPYQLPGGQGPPSSAAGSPPAVNASRSPAH, from the exons ATGCTGGTTGGATCTCATCCGTATTTGTGCAACGGGGTGCCCGCCGCCCCTGCAGCACCAAATGCCAGTGGacagacaacaacaacggctAGCAAAAGTGCCGCCGGCTCAGCGACGGACTTTTCCATCGCCGCCATCATGGCTCGCGAAGATGCCTCCAGTCGGGAGTCCTCCATTCGCAGTGCAA GTCCCATTTCGGTGGAGGATGAGGTTGACGTTGATGTGGTCGACTGCAGCGATGCCGAGGAGCCACCGACTAAGGCGCGTCGTTTGAACCATcatcagcaccaccagcatcaccagcaccaccacaataacaacaataacaacaacaacaacaatgtggCACACAAGAGTCGCAACAGCGGTGGCGCCGTGGCACAAACAGCTTCCGCCGAATCCCAACTGAACACCAGCTCGACCAGCAGCCAAGGACGCTGCTCCACACCGCCCCAATCCCCGGGAACGGAGGACAGCGAGGAGCGTTTAACACCGGAACCGGTGCAGAAGGCACCCAAAATTGTCGGCTCCTGCAATTGCGACGATCTGAAGCCGGTGCAGTGCCATCTGGAGACCAAAGAGCTGTGGGATCGCTTTCACGATCTCGGCACCGAGATGATCATCACCAAAACGGGCAG ACGCATGTTCCCCACTGTGCGCGTCAGTTTCTCGGGTCCGCTGAGGCAAATCCAGCCCGCCGATCGCTACGCCGTCCTCATGGACATCATCCCCATGGACTCGAAGCGGTATCGGTACGCCTACCATCGCTCCGCATGGCTGGTGGCCGGCAAGGCCGACCCCGCCCCCCCAGCACGCCTCTACGCCCATCCTGACAGTCCCTTCAGCTGCGAGGCGCTCCGCAAACAAGTTATCTCCTTCGAGAAGGTGAAGCTGACTAATAACGAAATGGATAAGAACGGACAG ATCGTTTTGAACTCGATGCATCGCTACCAGCCCAGAATTCATTTGGTGCGTTTGAGCCATGGACAGAGCATTCCGTCGAATCCCAAGGAATTGCAGGACTTGGATCACAAGACCTACGTATTCCCGGAAACCGTATTCACCGCGGTGACGGCCTATCAGAATCAGCTGATCACCAAGCTGAAGATCGATTCGAATCCGTTCGCCAAGGGCTTCCGCGACTCCTCCCGCCTCACCGACTTCGATCGCGATCCGATGGAGGCGCTGCTCCTGGAGCAGCAGCTCCGCTCGCCACTGCGCCTCTTTCCCGATCCGCTGATGCAACAGTTTGCCGCTCAGGGTGATCCCTCCTCGATGGCGCTGTTCGAGAAGGCACGCCAGCATCTGCAAATGTTTGGCGGCAACTCCCCCTATGCCCAGCTGATGATGCCGCAAATGTACcaagcggcagcagcggcagccggACCACCTCCGCCACCCCCCGGCCTGGGCGCCTTCCACATGTTCCAGCAGCAGTGGCCCCAACTTACCGCCGGCTTTTTGGCCAGCGCCAATCAGCAAGCTGCCGCCGCTCAAGCCGCCGCTCAGGCCCAAGCGCAGGCGCAGGCGGCAGCCGCAGCGATGGCCGCCAACCGGACGCCCCCACCCCCGCCCACTGCATCCACGCCCTCGTCGACGTCGTCGGGATCGCCGTCGCCCGATATGCGACCGCGCCAGTATCAGCGGTTCAGTCCGTACCAACTGCCAGGCGGTCAGGGGCCACCCTCCTCTGCCGCCGGTTCGCCACCCGCGGTAAACGCCTCACGCAGCCCCGCCCACTAA